A window of the Verminephrobacter eiseniae EF01-2 genome harbors these coding sequences:
- a CDS encoding GMC family oxidoreductase, translating to MCDEEFDYIVVGAGSAGCVLAGRLSEDPALQVLLLEAGPPDRSLWLHLPIGYGKTMWNPAYNWRFSTDPDPNLHGRRIYWPRGKTLGGSSAINGLIYIRGQRQDYDHWAALGNQGWGYDDVLPYFIRSEGNQRGANAWHGGAGPLRVSDIAARHELIEAFIAGAQQTGVPRTRDFNGATQEGAGYYQLTTHEGWRCSTATAYLTPAKRRPNLRMLTGALACQLVFEGRRAVGVSYRHGGRIKTARCRAELLLSAGAIQSPQLLQLSGIGPRALLERSGLPVVHELPGVGENLQDHLQIRLGYECTKPITTNDQLNGWFGRLGMGLAWLLRRAGPLAVGINQGGCFMRALKDANGQPAAARPDIQFHVATLSADMAGGKVHPYSGFTMSVCQLRPESRGHVRIRSPDAAEPPAIQPNYLATALDRATTVAGVQAARAIAETPALAPYVKREVQPGPQAASAAELLDFCRHHGATIFHPVGTCRMGNDPLAVVDARLRVHGIAGLRVIDGSAMPTLVSGNTNAPIVMMAEKAVDLIRQDARAL from the coding sequence ATGTGTGACGAAGAGTTCGACTACATCGTCGTCGGCGCCGGATCGGCCGGCTGCGTGCTCGCCGGCCGGTTGAGCGAAGACCCGGCGCTGCAGGTGCTGCTGCTCGAAGCCGGGCCGCCCGACAGGTCACTGTGGCTGCACCTGCCGATCGGCTACGGCAAGACGATGTGGAACCCGGCCTACAACTGGCGCTTCAGCACCGACCCCGACCCGAACCTGCATGGCCGCCGCATCTACTGGCCGCGCGGCAAGACGCTGGGCGGCTCCAGCGCGATCAACGGGCTGATCTACATCCGTGGCCAGCGCCAGGACTACGACCACTGGGCCGCGCTCGGCAACCAGGGCTGGGGCTACGACGATGTGCTGCCCTACTTCATCCGCTCCGAAGGCAACCAGCGCGGCGCAAACGCCTGGCACGGCGGCGCCGGGCCGCTGAGGGTGTCGGACATCGCGGCCAGGCACGAACTCATCGAAGCCTTCATCGCCGGCGCGCAGCAGACCGGCGTGCCGCGCACCCGGGACTTCAACGGCGCCACGCAGGAAGGCGCCGGCTACTACCAACTGACGACGCACGAGGGCTGGCGCTGCAGCACGGCCACGGCCTACCTGACACCGGCCAAGCGCCGCCCCAACCTGCGCATGCTCACCGGGGCGCTGGCCTGCCAACTGGTGTTCGAGGGCCGGCGCGCCGTCGGCGTCAGCTATCGGCACGGCGGCCGGATCAAGACCGCGCGCTGCCGGGCCGAACTGCTGCTGTCGGCCGGGGCCATACAGTCGCCTCAATTGCTGCAGTTATCGGGCATAGGGCCGCGCGCGCTGCTCGAGCGCTCGGGGCTCCCGGTGGTGCACGAATTGCCCGGCGTCGGCGAGAACCTGCAAGATCACCTGCAGATTCGTCTCGGCTACGAGTGCACCAAGCCCATCACCACCAACGACCAGCTCAATGGCTGGTTCGGCCGGTTGGGCATGGGCCTGGCCTGGCTGCTGCGACGCGCTGGCCCGCTGGCCGTCGGCATCAACCAGGGCGGCTGCTTCATGCGCGCCCTCAAGGATGCCAACGGCCAACCGGCGGCGGCCAGGCCCGACATACAGTTTCACGTCGCCACGCTCTCGGCCGACATGGCCGGCGGCAAGGTGCATCCGTATTCGGGCTTCACGATGTCGGTGTGCCAGTTGCGGCCCGAGTCGCGCGGCCATGTCCGCATCCGCTCGCCCGACGCCGCCGAGCCGCCCGCGATACAGCCGAACTACCTGGCCACCGCGCTCGACCGCGCAACCACCGTGGCCGGCGTGCAGGCTGCGCGCGCGATTGCCGAGACGCCCGCGCTCGCCCCCTATGTCAAGCGTGAAGTGCAGCCCGGGCCGCAGGCCGCGAGCGCCGCCGAGTTGCTCGATTTCTGCCGCCACCACGGCGCCACCATCTTCCATCCCGTCGGCACCTGCCGCATGGGCAATGACCCGCTGGCCGTGGTCGATGCGCGCCTGCGCGTGCACGGCATCGCGGGCCTGCGGGTGATCGATGGTTCGGCGATGCCGACGCTGGTCTCGGGCAACACCAATGCGCCCATCGTGATGATGGCCGAGAAGGCCGTCGACCTGATCCGGCAAGACGCCAGGGCACTTTAG